The genomic DNA TGGGCCAGCCGGGGATGCACGCCGAAGCCGGCCATGCGGCGGCCATGGGCGGTGATGCCGCCATCGGCGTCCAGCGCCCCCAGTTCCCGCAGCAGCTCGCGCGCCTGGGCCATGGCGGCGGCGGGCGGCGGGTCGAGCCAGGCGAGCGACGCCGGGTCGGACACGCCCCACACCGCCAGCTCCAGCGCCAGCGGCGCGAGGTCGGCGTCCATGATCTCGGGCGGGGTGAAGGCGGCCAGCGCCTTGTGCGACGGCTCCGGCCACAGGCGGTAGCAGACGCCGGGCTCCAACCGGCCGGCGCGGCCCCGCCGCTGCTCCGCCGACGCCTGGGAGACCTTGGCGGTGACCAGCCGGGTCATGCCGCTGCGCGGGTCGAAGCGGGGGACGCGCATCAGCCCGCCGTCCACGACGATCCGGATGCCCTCGATGGTCAGGCTGGTTTCGGCGATGGGGGTGGCGAGGACGATCTTGCGCGTGCCCGGCGGGCTGGGGGCGATGGCCCGGTCCTGGGCGTCCGCCGTCAGGTCGCCGTAGAGCGGGGCGATCACCGTGCCGGGGCCGAGGTCCGCCGACTCCAGAAGGCTCTGCACCCGCCGGATCTCCCCGGCGCCGGGCAGGAAGACCAGCGCGTTGCCGCTCTCTTCGCGCAGGGCGCGGCGGACGGCAGCCGCCACGGCGTCTTCAATACGGGTTCCGGTGGCCGGAGCGTCGAGGTGGCGGGTCTCCACCGGGAACGCCCGGCCCTGGCTGGTCACCATCGGGGCGTCGCCGAGCAGGGCGGCGACGGGGCCGCCGTCCAGCGTCGCCGACATCACCACCAGCCGCAGGTCGTCGCGCAGCGCGCCGCGCGCCTCCTGCACCAGGGCCAGGGCCAGATCGCTGTCGATGCCGCGTTCGTGGAACTCGTCGAACAGCACGGCGCCGACCGCCGGCAGCTCGGGGTCCTCCTGAAGCTGGCGCAGGAACAGGCCATCAGTCACCACCTCGATCCGGGTCTTCGGCCCGACCTTGGTGTCCAGCCGCACGCGGTAGCCGACCGTCTCGCCGACGCTTTCCCCCAGCATCGCGGCCATCCGGCGGGCGGCGGCGCGGGCGGCCAGCCGCCGCGGCTCCAGCACGATCACCTTGCGCCCGGCCAGCCAGGGCCGGTCGAGCAGGGCCAGCGGCACGCGGGTGGTTTTGCCCGCCCCCGGCGGCGCCTGCAGCACCGCCACGCCGCGCCCGTCCAGCGCGGCCAGGAGCTCGGGAAGCACGGGATCGATGGGAAGGGGCGGGATGCTCATGAATTTCGTGAACCGGTGGAGAAGGGCGCCGCCCGTGTTCCTGGCAGCGGCGGGCGCCCCGGTCAAGCCCTCCGCCGGGACGCCCCGGCTATTCGGTCTCCTCACGGCAGAAGACCCCGGCCTCGGTGTCGTGGGTGAACAGCTCGGCGTAGCGGGCCCAGCCGGTCACCGCGTTCAGCGTTTCCTCGGCGTAGCTCTCGCTCATGAAGGCTTCCAGCTCGCGGGCGAACGGGGCGTAGGGAACGCGGTGGTCGGGGCGCTCCGCCAGGGCGGCGTCGATGTGCGCGGCGAGCGGCACGAAATGGACCAGATGCTCGGCGAACAAGGTCTTGCGGTCGTCCATCCCGGCCTCGGCGAACAGGTGGCCCGGTTCGGTCAGCCGGATGTCGCCCTCCGCCACCTCGGCGAATCCGAGCATCTGGAGCGTTTCGGCGATGGGGAAGAGGTCGTCGATCTCGTGCCGCAGCGCCGCCGCGAGGTGCGGCAGGTCAGCCTTGCCCTGGTAGGGCGGGGCGGCCAGCGTCTCCATCAGGCCGGCCAACCGGTTGGTTGAGACCTGCTGGAGCGGCTCGGCATAGACCGGCCGCGGACGCCCGGTCGTTCCCACCGTTGTCGTTGCCGGAGCGCTCAGCGGTTTGCGCGCGGTCATCCGGCCGTAGATGTCGTCGACCAGTTCGCGGAAGTCCGGGGCCAGCCGGTTGCGCGGGTGCGGGATCTCCACCCGGATCTCCGCCGCGACGCGGCCCGGGTTGGAGGCGAAGACCAGGATGCGGTCGCACATCAGCACCGCCTCCTCGATGTTGTGGGTGACCATCAGGATCGACCGGGTCGGCAGCTTGCGCTCCATCCACAGGTCGAGCAGGTCGGTGCGCAGCGTCTCCGCCGTCAGCACGTCGAGCGCCGAGAAGGGCTCGTCCATCAGCAGGATTTCCGGATGGACGACCAGCGCGCGGGCGAAGCCGACGCGCTGGCGCATCCCGCCGGACAGCTCCTTGGGGTAGGCGCTCTCGAAGCCCGACAGGCCGATCAGGTCGATGGCCTCCTCGGCGCGGGCCGCCGCCTCGTTCGCGGGAACGCGCAGCGCCTTCAGCCCGGCCAACACATTTTCCTCGACGGTCAGCCAGGGGAACAGAGCGAAGGACTGGAACACCATCGCCACCCCGTCGGTCGGCCCGGCCACCGGCGCGCCGCGGTGCAGGACTTGGCCCGAGGTCGGCTGGGCCAGCCCGGCGACGATGCGCAGCAGCGTGGACTTGCCCGAGCCGGAGCGGCCGAGCAGCCCGACGATCTCGCCGTCGCGCAGCGTCAGGTCCACGCCGTCGAGCACGACATACGGCGGGCCGGACGGCTTGCGGTAGGACTGCCGGACGCCGTGGAGTTCGAAGAGGGGCGAGTGCTGCGTCATCATGGTACGGCCTCCGTCAGGCAAGGCGCAGGTAGCGTTCGGCGTAGCCGTAGAGCGGACGCCAGAGCAGCCGGTTGAGCAGGGTGACGAACAGGGACATCACGGCGATGCCGAGCACGATGCGCGGGTAGTCCCCGGCGGCGGTCGCCTGGGCGATGTAGCTGCCCAGCCCGTGCGCGGTGACCTCGGCGTCGCCCCAGCGCACCGCCTCGGCGACGATGCTGGCGTTCCACGAGCCGCCCGCCGCGGTCACCGCGCCGGTCAGGTAGTAGGGGAAGACGCCGGGCAGCATGACGTCGCGCCACCATTGCCAGCCGCGGATGCGGAAGCTGGAGGCCGCTTCCTTGAGGTCGCTGGGGAAGGCGGACGTTCCGGCGATGACGTTGAACAGGATGTACCACTGCGTGCCCAGGATCATCAGCGGGCTGAGCCAGACGTCCGGGTTCAGGTCGAAGCGCAGGATGGTGACGACGGCGACCGGGAACAGCAGGTTGGCCGGAAAGGCCGCCAGGAACTGCGCCAGCGGCTGCACCGCCTCGGCGAGGCGCGGGCGCAACCCGATCAGCACGCCGAGCGGCACCCAGACGAGCGAGGCGATGGCGATCAGCACCACGACGCGCAGCAGGGTCGCCGCCCCGAGCAGCAGCACGGTCCCGACGTCGCCCCAGCCGGCGCTGGCGGCGATGAACCGCAACATGGTCCAGCCCAGGGCGAGCGCCGCCGCCGCGACGACCGCGTACCACACCCGGTCGAGCCAGCGGTCGCGCGCGGGGGAGGGCGGGCCGGCGACCCGGCGCTTCAGGGCAGGGGGCAGGGCGTCAGACAGGGCGGAGAGGGGCGTCAGGCGCAGCCACGCCACCCGGCCGAGCAGGGCCACGACCGGCGCCAGCAGCGAGCGGCAGACGCGGGTGCGCTGGAACAGCCGCAGCACCCAGGACTCGGGCGCCTCCTGCGCGCCGGTCTGCTCGACGCGGAACTTGTCGGCCCAGGCGACCAGCGGGCGGAAAAGGAGCTGGTCGTAGAGCAGGATGACCGCCAGCATCGCCAGCACCGCCCAGCCGACGGCGCCGAGGTTCTTCTGCGCGATGGCCTCGGCCAGATAGGAGCCGATGCCGGGCAGCGTGACGGTGTGGTCGCCGACGGTGATCGCCTCCGACGCGACGACGAAGAACCAGCCGCCGGACATCGACATCATCATGTTCCAGACCAGCCCCGGCATGGCGAAGGGCGCCTCCAGCCGCCAGAAGCGCTGCCAGCCGGAGAAGCGGAAGCTGGTCGCCGCCTCGTCCAGGTCGCGCGGCACCGAGCGCAGCGACTGGTAGACGCTGAAGGTCATGTTCCAGGCCTGGCTGGTGAAGATGGCGAAGATCGCCGCGCATTCGGCGCCCAGCACGCTGCCGGGGAACAGCGACAGGAAGAAGACCACGGTGAAGGAGATGTAGCCGAGCACCGGCACCGACTGGAGCACGTCCAGAACCGGGATCAGCACCATCCCGGCCCGGCGGCTCTTGGCCGCCAGCGTGGCGTAGGTGAAGGTGAAGAGCAGCGAGGCCGCCATCGCCGCCAGCATGCGCAGCGTCGAGCGCAGCGCGTAATCCGGCAGGTTCCAGGGGTCGAGCGAGACGGCCGGCGCGTCGAGGCTCGCCAGCGGTGCCGCCATCTGGTGACCGCCGACGGCGGCCAGGGCGAGCAGGCCGACGACCAGCGGCAGGGCCACGAGGTCCCAGCGGTTGGGCGTGGCGGCCGCCGTCTTCACGGAAACGCTTGTCTGGGTCCAGACCATGGCCCCTCCATCCTGCGGCCGGATCGGAGTCCGGTCGCGTTGGGCATGCGCAATCGGCGTGTGCAGGCACCCGGCGCCGTGCGGCGTCGGGTGGGCGTCAAAGGGGGAGGATGGCGGTCAGCCCGGCGCTGGCGGTGGCAAGGGCGCGCGGAACGGCATCGGAATGGTGATGGAAGACGTCACCATGGTTCACCTGTGCGGCTGTCGGCATCACGGCCGGCCGTGGCGAACCTGTGAAGAGGTCAGCCCAGGATCGGCAGAGAACCGAAACGGTGTCGGGATCGACGACTGTGGCTGTCCATCTCTTGCTTTCTTGGCGCGGGACCGGACCACATGTCCGGACGCCCGCCAATCACGCGGTGACGTTGTCGCTGATCTATTCCTGGAATTGGAGCCGGTCAAGAGCGA from Azospirillum brasilense includes the following:
- the hrpB gene encoding ATP-dependent helicase HrpB, whose protein sequence is MSIPPLPIDPVLPELLAALDGRGVAVLQAPPGAGKTTRVPLALLDRPWLAGRKVIVLEPRRLAARAAARRMAAMLGESVGETVGYRVRLDTKVGPKTRIEVVTDGLFLRQLQEDPELPAVGAVLFDEFHERGIDSDLALALVQEARGALRDDLRLVVMSATLDGGPVAALLGDAPMVTSQGRAFPVETRHLDAPATGTRIEDAVAAAVRRALREESGNALVFLPGAGEIRRVQSLLESADLGPGTVIAPLYGDLTADAQDRAIAPSPPGTRKIVLATPIAETSLTIEGIRIVVDGGLMRVPRFDPRSGMTRLVTAKVSQASAEQRRGRAGRLEPGVCYRLWPEPSHKALAAFTPPEIMDADLAPLALELAVWGVSDPASLAWLDPPPAAAMAQARELLRELGALDADGGITAHGRRMAGFGVHPRLAHMMLKGNAMGLGALACEVAALLGERDIVRAQPGFRDADLRLRVELLRGLDDDGRMRGAGRGLTVERGGAQQALKQARNWKRQVGVKGSGGDLGATGLLVALAYPDRIGQRRPGGSAGGAAAQYRLSNGRGAYFQDAEPLSAEDWLAVADLDGAARESRIFLAAPLTLAELEEAFAEHIRSETVVAWDGREQTVLARRRRMLFALALEDKRLPNPPAEAIAAAMLEGVREMGLTALPWTDELRKWQTRVLFLRRMEGEEWPDVSDAALLETMEEWLAPFLNGASRRAHLDRVELGNALRGLLPWAMQQRLDKEAPTHVEVPSGSRIPIDYSGDEPVLAVRLQEMFGLAETPRIAGGRVPLLLHLLSPARRPAQVTRDLASFWANAYKAVKADLKGQYPKHYWPDNPLEAEPTARAKPRGR
- a CDS encoding ABC transporter permease, with product MVWTQTSVSVKTAAATPNRWDLVALPLVVGLLALAAVGGHQMAAPLASLDAPAVSLDPWNLPDYALRSTLRMLAAMAASLLFTFTYATLAAKSRRAGMVLIPVLDVLQSVPVLGYISFTVVFFLSLFPGSVLGAECAAIFAIFTSQAWNMTFSVYQSLRSVPRDLDEAATSFRFSGWQRFWRLEAPFAMPGLVWNMMMSMSGGWFFVVASEAITVGDHTVTLPGIGSYLAEAIAQKNLGAVGWAVLAMLAVILLYDQLLFRPLVAWADKFRVEQTGAQEAPESWVLRLFQRTRVCRSLLAPVVALLGRVAWLRLTPLSALSDALPPALKRRVAGPPSPARDRWLDRVWYAVVAAAALALGWTMLRFIAASAGWGDVGTVLLLGAATLLRVVVLIAIASLVWVPLGVLIGLRPRLAEAVQPLAQFLAAFPANLLFPVAVVTILRFDLNPDVWLSPLMILGTQWYILFNVIAGTSAFPSDLKEAASSFRIRGWQWWRDVMLPGVFPYYLTGAVTAAGGSWNASIVAEAVRWGDAEVTAHGLGSYIAQATAAGDYPRIVLGIAVMSLFVTLLNRLLWRPLYGYAERYLRLA
- a CDS encoding AAA-associated domain-containing protein, translating into MMTQHSPLFELHGVRQSYRKPSGPPYVVLDGVDLTLRDGEIVGLLGRSGSGKSTLLRIVAGLAQPTSGQVLHRGAPVAGPTDGVAMVFQSFALFPWLTVEENVLAGLKALRVPANEAAARAEEAIDLIGLSGFESAYPKELSGGMRQRVGFARALVVHPEILLMDEPFSALDVLTAETLRTDLLDLWMERKLPTRSILMVTHNIEEAVLMCDRILVFASNPGRVAAEIRVEIPHPRNRLAPDFRELVDDIYGRMTARKPLSAPATTTVGTTGRPRPVYAEPLQQVSTNRLAGLMETLAAPPYQGKADLPHLAAALRHEIDDLFPIAETLQMLGFAEVAEGDIRLTEPGHLFAEAGMDDRKTLFAEHLVHFVPLAAHIDAALAERPDHRVPYAPFARELEAFMSESYAEETLNAVTGWARYAELFTHDTEAGVFCREETE